The Pirellulales bacterium genomic interval CTCCGCGGCTGGTGCTGAGGATCGAAATCCCCAGGCCGTTGAGGATCGGCTTGAGCCGCGCCGCGCCGCGATATACGCGCGACCCCGGTTTGCTCACGCGCTTCAGGTGACGGATGACGCGC includes:
- the rpsH gene encoding 30S ribosomal protein S8, coding for RVIRHLKRVSKPGSRVYRGAARLKPILNGLGISILSTSRGVISDREARQRKLGGEVLCELW